In one Aeromicrobium wangtongii genomic region, the following are encoded:
- the glp gene encoding molybdotransferase-like divisome protein Glp, whose amino-acid sequence MSTGDTGGEPGQGMLPADPDAPGQQPVATAGSEELTEPVRPAAPKRQRAASIPDGMLTVEDHLEKILRGIGPLAAYDQPLVESLGLPLHEDFVAPMDLPLFDNSAMDGYAVRAEDIASASRQRPVTLPVVGEISAGSAKPFAISAGTAVKIMTGAPIPRGADSVIPYEQTDRGNARVQIFAPTTPGQCIRRKGDDVRSGETVLTEGAVLGPREIGLLAALGAPRVKSRPRPRVVVMSTGSELREPGTHLDYDSINDGNSYMLAAAVRAAGAICYRVGAVDDKPRTFQRVLSEQLVRADLVVTSGGISKGDHDVVKQTLSALGTVEFNEVAMQPGKPQGFGRVFDEQTPIITLPGNPVSAYVSFEVFVLPAIRRMMGRTPYRRPMVHAVLAADLQSRPGVRQYVRAVFEVTHRGAKVTPLSGSGSHLVGTLAKANALIIVGEDQTALNLGDTVRTLVLDRPF is encoded by the coding sequence ATGTCAACAGGAGATACGGGCGGCGAGCCGGGGCAGGGCATGCTGCCGGCCGACCCGGACGCTCCCGGCCAGCAGCCGGTCGCGACCGCCGGCAGCGAGGAGCTCACCGAGCCCGTCCGGCCGGCGGCGCCCAAGCGGCAGCGCGCGGCCAGCATCCCCGACGGGATGCTCACGGTCGAGGACCACCTCGAGAAGATCCTGCGTGGGATCGGCCCGCTGGCGGCCTACGACCAGCCGTTGGTCGAGTCGCTCGGCCTGCCGCTGCACGAGGACTTCGTCGCCCCGATGGACCTGCCGTTGTTCGACAACTCCGCGATGGACGGTTACGCGGTCCGGGCCGAGGACATCGCATCGGCATCGCGCCAGCGTCCGGTCACGCTGCCGGTCGTCGGCGAGATCTCGGCCGGATCGGCCAAGCCCTTCGCGATCAGCGCCGGCACTGCGGTCAAGATCATGACCGGTGCACCGATCCCGCGCGGGGCGGACTCCGTTATCCCCTACGAGCAGACCGATCGCGGCAACGCCCGCGTCCAGATCTTCGCGCCGACCACGCCGGGGCAGTGCATCCGCCGCAAGGGCGACGACGTGCGCTCGGGTGAGACGGTCCTGACCGAGGGCGCCGTGCTGGGCCCCCGGGAGATCGGCCTGCTGGCGGCGCTCGGGGCCCCGCGGGTCAAGTCGCGTCCGCGCCCGCGGGTCGTGGTGATGTCGACCGGCAGCGAGCTGCGCGAGCCCGGCACCCACCTGGACTACGACTCGATCAACGACGGCAACAGCTACATGCTCGCCGCGGCGGTCCGTGCGGCCGGTGCGATCTGCTACCGCGTCGGCGCCGTCGACGACAAGCCCCGGACCTTCCAGCGGGTGCTGTCCGAACAGCTCGTCCGCGCCGATCTGGTGGTCACCAGCGGCGGCATCAGCAAGGGCGACCACGACGTCGTCAAGCAGACGCTGTCGGCGCTTGGCACGGTCGAGTTCAACGAGGTCGCGATGCAGCCGGGCAAGCCGCAGGGCTTCGGCCGGGTCTTCGACGAGCAGACCCCGATCATCACGCTGCCGGGCAACCCGGTGTCGGCCTATGTGTCGTTCGAGGTGTTCGTGCTGCCGGCCATCCGCCGCATGATGGGACGCACGCCCTACCGGCGCCCCATGGTGCACGCGGTGCTGGCCGCCGACCTGCAGTCGCGACCCGGCGTGCGCCAGTACGTGCGCGCGGTCTTCGAGGTGACCCATCGCGGGGCCAAGGTCACGCCGCTGAGCGGATCGGGATCGCACCTCGTCGGCACCCTGGCCAAGGCGAACGCGCTGATCATCGTGGGGGAGGACCAGACCGCCCTCAACCTCGGCGACACCGTCAGGACGCTGGTCCTGGACCGGCCGTTCTGA
- a CDS encoding NAD(P)/FAD-dependent oxidoreductase — translation MDLDDRALRASWADAATVPFWLDRPERPPARPALDGDTTTDLLVVGGGFTGLWTALMAKERDPQREVLLIEATRVADAATGRNGGFCSASLTHGEANGRERWPGEYEQLHRLGLENLDEIAATIQRYGIDCDFERTGELSVATRPHELAAYEPKAAGFLDATALRAEVDSPTYLGGTWDRTGTAMIDPARLAWGLAAAAEAAGVRIVEHTRATRLRRSTGGVTVTTEHGIVTATHLALATNAFAPLLARLRFHTVPVWDYVLMTEPLTPAQLDAIGWSNRQGVADSGNQFHYYRLTADHRILWGGYDAIYHFGRAIRPEHEQREATFQALATNFFTTFPQLAGLRFSHRWGGVIDTCTRFCAFFGTSHGGRVAYATGYTGLGVGASRFGANVVLDLLAGTPTERTRLQMVRRKPLPFPPEPFAWIGITITTWSLKRADRTGRRNPWLRVLDRLGLGFDS, via the coding sequence ATGGATCTGGACGACCGGGCTCTGCGCGCCAGCTGGGCCGATGCCGCCACCGTGCCGTTCTGGCTCGACCGACCCGAGCGTCCGCCGGCCAGGCCTGCGCTCGACGGCGACACGACCACCGATCTGCTGGTCGTCGGCGGCGGTTTCACCGGCCTCTGGACGGCACTGATGGCCAAGGAGCGAGACCCGCAGCGCGAGGTGCTGCTGATCGAGGCCACCCGGGTCGCGGACGCCGCGACCGGGCGCAACGGCGGCTTCTGCTCCGCGAGCCTGACCCACGGCGAGGCCAACGGTCGCGAGCGCTGGCCCGGCGAGTACGAGCAGCTGCACCGGCTCGGGCTGGAGAACCTCGACGAGATCGCCGCGACCATCCAGCGGTACGGCATCGACTGCGACTTCGAGCGCACCGGCGAGCTCTCCGTGGCGACCCGTCCGCACGAGCTGGCCGCGTACGAACCGAAGGCCGCGGGCTTCCTGGACGCCACGGCGCTGCGGGCCGAGGTCGACTCCCCCACCTACCTGGGCGGCACGTGGGACCGGACGGGCACCGCCATGATCGACCCGGCCCGCCTCGCCTGGGGCCTGGCGGCCGCCGCCGAGGCCGCGGGCGTGCGCATCGTCGAGCACACCCGGGCCACCCGGCTGCGGCGGAGCACCGGTGGCGTCACCGTCACGACCGAGCACGGCATCGTCACCGCCACCCACCTGGCACTGGCGACCAATGCCTTCGCCCCGCTGCTGGCCCGGCTGCGGTTCCACACCGTCCCGGTCTGGGACTACGTGCTCATGACCGAACCCCTCACGCCCGCTCAGCTCGACGCGATCGGCTGGTCGAACCGGCAGGGCGTCGCCGACTCGGGCAACCAGTTCCACTACTACCGGCTCACCGCCGACCACCGCATCCTGTGGGGCGGCTACGACGCGATCTACCACTTCGGCCGGGCGATCAGGCCCGAGCACGAGCAGCGGGAGGCGACCTTCCAGGCCCTCGCCACCAACTTCTTCACGACCTTCCCGCAGCTGGCCGGCCTGCGGTTCAGCCACCGCTGGGGTGGCGTGATCGACACGTGCACCCGCTTCTGTGCCTTCTTCGGGACATCCCACGGCGGCCGCGTCGCCTATGCCACCGGGTACACCGGCCTGGGCGTCGGCGCCTCACGCTTCGGCGCCAATGTCGTGCTGGACCTGCTGGCCGGCACACCCACCGAGCGCACCCGCCTGCAGATGGTGCGCCGCAAGCCGCTGCCGTTCCCGCCCGAGCCGTTCGCGTGGATCGGCATCACGATCACGACCTGGTCGCTCAAGCGCGCGGACCGCACCGGCCGGCGCAATCCGTGGCTGCGGGTGCTCGACCGTCTCGGGCTGGGCTTCGACTCCTGA
- the sepX gene encoding divisome protein SepX/GlpR: MGSSSGLIIAFVVVVWAAYFIPLALRRYDEASKNASVETTGTLSRVISRPKAAAASAASAVADAVSQSPRSPSQKTAPAPRSMDRPAARLAAKRRRRTLLTLLALTAIVGAVAGFGVIAPYWVAAPVALVVAWLVACRIQVRGERGISREKGSTRKVSLPRIAKRAADKAKAAKAPKAAKTKGAAAKRAVAADEEDTVVVSGLFEDIDPGRKHEMENVPLEDDALDDKIVIAVPSISTAGEALWDPLPVTLPTYVTKPRAGRTVRTIDFSQPHTWTSGHIEGEDVELPGRRDDTGEERRAVGH; the protein is encoded by the coding sequence GTGGGTTCCAGCAGCGGTTTGATCATCGCCTTCGTCGTCGTCGTGTGGGCGGCGTACTTCATTCCGCTTGCCCTGCGCCGCTACGACGAGGCCAGCAAGAATGCCTCCGTCGAGACCACCGGGACGCTCAGCCGCGTCATCTCGCGCCCGAAGGCAGCCGCTGCCTCGGCCGCCTCCGCGGTCGCTGACGCGGTCAGCCAGTCCCCGCGCTCCCCGTCGCAGAAGACGGCCCCGGCTCCTCGATCCATGGATCGTCCTGCGGCTCGGCTGGCCGCCAAGCGCCGCCGCCGCACCCTGCTGACCCTGCTGGCCCTGACCGCCATCGTCGGCGCGGTCGCCGGATTCGGCGTCATCGCCCCCTACTGGGTCGCAGCACCCGTCGCGCTGGTCGTCGCGTGGCTCGTCGCCTGCCGCATCCAGGTACGCGGAGAGCGTGGCATCAGCCGCGAGAAGGGCTCGACCCGCAAGGTGTCGCTGCCCCGCATCGCCAAGCGCGCCGCGGACAAGGCCAAGGCTGCCAAGGCGCCGAAGGCCGCCAAGACCAAGGGCGCCGCGGCCAAGCGCGCGGTCGCCGCGGACGAGGAGGACACCGTCGTCGTGTCCGGCCTGTTCGAGGACATCGATCCCGGCCGCAAGCACGAGATGGAGAACGTCCCCCTCGAGGACGACGCGCTCGACGACAAGATCGTCATCGCGGTCCCGTCGATCTCGACCGCCGGCGAAGCCCTGTGGGACCCGCTCCCGGTCACCCTGCCGACGTACGTCACCAAGCCGCGGGCCGGTCGCACCGTCCGCACGATCGACTTCTCACAGCCCCACACCTGGACGTCCGGCCACATCGAGGGCGAGGACGTGGAGCTGCCGGGGAGGCGCGACGACACCGGAGAGGAACGCCGCGCGGTGGGTCACTGA
- a CDS encoding GNAT family N-acetyltransferase gives MSPGWPVTLRHGHVGVRPVRRRDARVWARLRADNAGWLGPWEATLPSEAGSPATSYVGMIGSLRRRARLGHTMPFAVTWDDQVVGMLTVNGITWGSARWANLGYWVAQSHAGRGVTPMAVAMVCDHLLTTVGLHRVEIAIRPENVASLRVVEKLGFTEVGLAPGFLHIAGHWRDHRIFQILAEDVPHGLVARLERG, from the coding sequence GTGAGCCCCGGCTGGCCGGTCACGCTGCGCCACGGTCACGTCGGCGTGCGGCCGGTGCGGCGGCGCGATGCCCGGGTGTGGGCCCGGCTGCGGGCCGACAACGCCGGCTGGCTCGGTCCCTGGGAGGCCACGCTGCCCAGCGAGGCCGGGAGCCCGGCGACGTCCTACGTCGGCATGATCGGGTCGCTGCGCCGGCGCGCGCGGCTGGGCCACACGATGCCGTTCGCGGTGACCTGGGACGACCAGGTCGTCGGCATGCTGACGGTCAACGGCATCACCTGGGGATCGGCCCGGTGGGCGAACCTGGGCTACTGGGTGGCGCAGAGCCACGCCGGTCGCGGTGTCACGCCGATGGCGGTCGCCATGGTGTGCGATCACCTGCTGACGACCGTCGGTCTGCACCGGGTCGAGATCGCGATCCGGCCCGAGAACGTCGCGAGCCTGCGGGTCGTGGAGAAGCTGGGCTTCACGGAGGTCGGCCTGGCCCCGGGATTCCTGCACATTGCCGGGCATTGGCGCGATCATCGCATCTTCCAGATCCTCGCCGAGGACGTCCCGCACGGCCTCGTCGCGCGGCTCGAGCGCGGCTGA
- a CDS encoding UTP--glucose-1-phosphate uridylyltransferase, which yields MSGLTMAQQRMSDAGVAQRAIDVFSSFYDQLEQGATGMIPESEIDPLVDVDHAGAISLSDEECRAAAAVTAVIKLNGGLGTSMGLDRAKTLLPVRPDLTFLDVIAGQVLAMREELDVPLPLLFMNSFRTRDDTLAALEKYDLAVEGLPIDFLQNREPKLRADDLTPVDWPADPSLEWCPPGHGDLYTALEVSGILDALIDAGYRYATVSNADNLGAAPDAAMMGWFAASGAPYAAEVCRRTPADVKGGHLVVRKSDGRLVLRETAQTPDEDAAAAADPERHRYFHTNNLWFDLRVMKQTLQERDGVLGLPLIRNTKTVDPTDKTSTKVIQIESAMGAAVEVFDGATAIEVDRSRFLPVKTTNDLLLLRSDVYGVGEDFRVRAQADPVPLVDLDRRFFTTISDFDARIPSPPSLVQARSLTVKGDWRFGADVVVRGDVTLEDSGESRDVATGTTLG from the coding sequence ATGTCCGGACTGACGATGGCACAGCAGCGGATGAGTGACGCCGGCGTAGCACAGCGCGCGATCGACGTGTTCTCATCCTTCTACGACCAGCTCGAGCAGGGCGCGACGGGAATGATCCCGGAGTCGGAGATCGACCCACTGGTCGACGTCGACCACGCGGGCGCCATCTCGCTGAGCGACGAGGAGTGCCGCGCCGCCGCAGCGGTCACGGCCGTCATCAAGCTCAACGGCGGTCTCGGCACCTCGATGGGCCTGGACCGGGCCAAGACGCTGCTGCCGGTGCGCCCCGACCTCACCTTCCTGGACGTCATCGCAGGCCAGGTGCTGGCGATGCGCGAGGAGCTGGACGTCCCGCTGCCGTTGCTGTTCATGAACAGCTTCCGCACCCGCGACGACACGCTCGCGGCGCTGGAGAAGTACGACCTGGCGGTCGAGGGCCTGCCGATCGACTTCCTGCAGAACCGTGAGCCGAAGCTGCGCGCCGACGACCTCACACCGGTCGACTGGCCGGCCGATCCAAGCCTGGAGTGGTGCCCCCCGGGCCACGGCGACCTGTACACGGCCCTCGAGGTCTCCGGCATCCTGGACGCCCTGATCGACGCGGGATACCGCTACGCGACGGTCTCCAACGCCGACAACCTCGGTGCCGCGCCGGATGCGGCCATGATGGGCTGGTTCGCCGCATCGGGTGCCCCGTACGCCGCCGAGGTCTGCCGGCGAACTCCCGCCGACGTGAAGGGCGGCCACCTGGTCGTCCGCAAGAGCGACGGCCGGCTGGTCCTGCGCGAGACCGCGCAGACGCCCGACGAGGACGCCGCCGCCGCGGCCGATCCCGAGCGGCACCGCTACTTCCACACCAACAACCTGTGGTTCGACCTGCGGGTCATGAAGCAGACCCTGCAGGAGCGCGACGGCGTGCTCGGCCTGCCGCTGATCCGCAACACCAAGACCGTCGATCCGACCGACAAGACGTCGACCAAGGTCATCCAGATCGAGTCGGCGATGGGTGCGGCCGTCGAGGTGTTCGACGGGGCGACCGCGATCGAGGTCGACCGCTCCCGCTTCCTGCCGGTCAAGACGACCAACGACCTGCTGCTGCTGCGCTCGGACGTGTACGGCGTGGGCGAGGACTTCCGGGTCCGGGCCCAGGCCGACCCAGTGCCGCTGGTCGACCTCGACCGGCGCTTCTTCACCACGATCTCGGACTTCGATGCCCGTATCCCGTCCCCGCCGTCCCTCGTCCAGGCGCGGTCGCTGACGGTCAAGGGCGACTGGCGGTTCGGGGCCGATGTCGTGGTGCGCGGAGACGTCACCTTGGAGGACTCGGGTGAGTCTCGCGACGTGGCGACGGGCACGACGTTAGGCTGA
- a CDS encoding 5-formyltetrahydrofolate cyclo-ligase gives MPKTSARAELLARRRLMTDAERADAAEAIAAHLLATPLVARATRVACYLSMPTEPGTGPLVAALHERGVEVLVPISEADHTLDWVALDPSAPVTRTALGIPEPDGPRLGADALAMCSVVIVPALAVDHAGHRLGRGAGYYDRALAGVTAPVCAVVFTHELLAEVPHEPHDVRVQMAVTPAGLFRVP, from the coding sequence GTGCCGAAGACATCAGCACGGGCCGAGCTGCTGGCTCGCAGGCGCCTCATGACCGATGCCGAGCGCGCCGACGCCGCGGAGGCGATCGCCGCCCACCTCCTCGCGACGCCGCTGGTCGCGAGGGCCACCCGCGTCGCGTGCTACCTGTCGATGCCGACCGAGCCGGGCACCGGACCGCTCGTCGCGGCACTGCACGAGCGCGGTGTCGAGGTCCTCGTCCCGATCAGCGAGGCCGACCACACCCTGGACTGGGTGGCACTGGACCCGTCGGCGCCCGTCACCCGGACCGCGCTCGGCATCCCCGAGCCGGATGGCCCGCGGCTGGGCGCCGATGCGCTCGCGATGTGCTCGGTGGTCATCGTCCCTGCCCTGGCGGTCGACCACGCCGGCCACCGCCTGGGCCGCGGCGCCGGGTACTACGACCGGGCGCTGGCCGGGGTCACGGCTCCGGTGTGCGCAGTGGTCTTCACGCACGAGCTGCTCGCCGAGGTGCCGCACGAGCCCCACGACGTCCGGGTGCAGATGGCCGTGACGCCGGCAGGGTTGTTCCGCGTCCCCTAG
- a CDS encoding penicillin acylase family protein, giving the protein MLRIGRIIAALLGLVLIGIAVFSFITVRRSFPDTTGEVQIAGLGGEVTVKRDGKGIPQIYADTPEDLFLAQGYVHAQDRFYEMDFRRHVTAGRLAELVGDAALETDKFVRTLGWRRVAEKELALLDDDTRRLVNAYARGVNRYIEDRSAAQLSLEYAVLGLTGPSYRPQRWTAVDSLAWIKAMAWDLRSNMNDEISRVLSTADLGVDEVEELYPDYPSAHAPIVTQKGTVEAGRFVQAPDAAGLARSAVASLKAAKSGADALPALLGTGDGIGSNSWVVGGDMTSTGKPILANDPHLAPSMPGIWYQVGLHCRTVDEACPYDVAGFSFSGLPGVVVGHNASIAWGVTTMYADVADLYLEKVTGDSYEYDGQQIPLETRQESFEVAGGQTETITVRSTRHGPILSDLDEDAADVGRSEQKNAEAGSYEVALRWTALDPQPTIKAVFALGRAQDWEQFRAAAKLFTVPSQNLVYADVKGNIGYQSPGTIPVRRTGDGRWPVPGWDSRYEWDGSLPFDSLPTVLNPDEGSIVTANNQVIGDEYPAVLGADTAPGYRSQRIRELLEGRDDLTVDDMSTIQNDTYNANAARLVPALLDVDMGKGYYRQGQATLEKWDLHQDADSPGAAYFNVVWKNLLARTFHDELPKSQWPGGGERWFSVIDSILDRPGNHWWDDTTTPDVRESRDEVLAAAMRDARDELTMIQSRNPRDWRWGTMHTLELVNPTLGDSGVGLVDKLFNRGPIKVGGGSGIVNATGWDATEGYKVTAVPSMRMIVDLDDLDRSRWIQITGASGHAFHDHYNDQTELWADGRTLPWAFRAKAVDAATDDTLTLKPSGSS; this is encoded by the coding sequence GTGCTACGCATCGGGAGGATCATCGCGGCTCTGCTGGGTCTCGTGCTGATCGGGATCGCCGTGTTCTCGTTCATCACGGTCCGCCGGTCCTTCCCGGACACCACCGGAGAGGTGCAGATCGCCGGTCTCGGCGGCGAGGTGACGGTCAAGCGCGACGGCAAGGGCATCCCGCAGATCTACGCCGACACCCCAGAGGACCTGTTCCTGGCCCAGGGGTACGTCCACGCGCAGGACCGGTTCTACGAGATGGACTTCCGCCGGCACGTCACGGCCGGGCGGCTGGCCGAGCTGGTGGGCGATGCCGCCCTCGAGACCGACAAGTTCGTCCGGACGCTGGGCTGGCGCCGGGTCGCGGAGAAGGAGCTCGCGCTCCTGGACGACGACACCCGGAGGCTCGTCAACGCCTATGCCCGTGGTGTCAATCGCTACATCGAGGACCGGTCTGCGGCACAGCTCTCGCTGGAGTACGCGGTGCTCGGCCTGACGGGTCCCAGCTACCGTCCGCAACGGTGGACGGCGGTCGACTCGCTGGCGTGGATCAAGGCCATGGCCTGGGACCTGCGCAGCAACATGAACGACGAGATCTCGCGCGTCCTGTCCACGGCCGACCTGGGCGTCGACGAGGTCGAGGAGCTGTACCCGGACTACCCGTCGGCCCACGCGCCGATCGTCACCCAGAAGGGGACGGTCGAGGCGGGGCGGTTCGTCCAGGCGCCGGATGCCGCCGGCCTGGCCCGCTCGGCCGTCGCCTCGCTGAAGGCTGCGAAGAGCGGGGCCGACGCGCTGCCCGCCCTGCTGGGCACCGGTGACGGCATCGGCTCCAACTCCTGGGTCGTGGGTGGTGACATGACCAGCACCGGCAAGCCGATCCTGGCCAACGACCCGCACCTGGCCCCCTCGATGCCGGGCATCTGGTACCAGGTGGGCCTGCACTGCCGGACGGTCGACGAGGCCTGCCCGTACGACGTCGCCGGTTTCTCGTTCTCCGGCCTGCCCGGCGTGGTCGTCGGCCACAACGCCTCGATCGCGTGGGGCGTCACCACGATGTACGCCGACGTGGCCGATCTGTACCTGGAGAAGGTCACCGGCGACAGCTACGAGTACGACGGGCAGCAGATCCCCCTGGAGACCCGTCAGGAGTCCTTCGAGGTCGCCGGTGGCCAGACCGAGACCATCACGGTCCGGTCGACGCGGCACGGACCGATCCTGTCCGACCTGGACGAGGACGCCGCCGACGTGGGCCGGTCCGAGCAGAAGAATGCCGAGGCCGGCAGCTACGAGGTGGCGCTGCGCTGGACGGCGCTGGACCCCCAGCCGACGATCAAGGCGGTCTTCGCCCTCGGCCGGGCGCAGGACTGGGAGCAGTTCCGGGCCGCCGCGAAGCTGTTCACGGTGCCGTCGCAGAACCTGGTGTACGCCGACGTCAAGGGCAACATCGGCTATCAGTCACCCGGCACGATCCCCGTGCGCCGCACCGGCGACGGCCGGTGGCCGGTCCCGGGCTGGGACTCGAGGTACGAGTGGGACGGCTCCCTGCCGTTCGACTCGCTGCCGACGGTGCTCAACCCCGACGAGGGATCCATCGTGACTGCCAACAACCAGGTCATCGGCGACGAGTACCCGGCCGTGCTGGGTGCCGACACCGCGCCGGGATACCGGTCACAGCGCATCCGCGAGCTGCTCGAGGGCCGCGACGACCTGACCGTCGACGACATGTCGACAATCCAGAACGACACCTACAACGCGAATGCGGCCAGGCTCGTGCCCGCGCTGCTCGACGTCGACATGGGCAAGGGGTACTACCGACAGGGGCAGGCCACCCTGGAGAAGTGGGACCTGCACCAGGACGCGGACTCCCCGGGAGCGGCGTACTTCAACGTCGTCTGGAAGAACCTGCTGGCCCGCACCTTCCATGACGAGCTGCCGAAGAGCCAGTGGCCCGGCGGCGGCGAGCGCTGGTTCTCCGTCATCGACTCGATCCTGGACCGCCCCGGCAACCACTGGTGGGACGACACGACGACCCCCGACGTGCGCGAGAGCCGTGACGAGGTGCTGGCGGCCGCGATGCGCGACGCGCGGGACGAGCTGACGATGATCCAGTCACGCAATCCGCGTGACTGGCGATGGGGCACGATGCACACCCTCGAGCTGGTCAACCCGACACTGGGCGACTCGGGCGTCGGCCTGGTGGACAAGCTGTTCAACCGCGGCCCGATCAAGGTCGGCGGCGGCAGCGGGATCGTCAACGCCACCGGCTGGGACGCGACCGAGGGCTACAAGGTCACGGCCGTGCCGTCGATGCGGATGATCGTCGACCTGGACGATCTGGACCGCTCCCGGTGGATCCAGATCACCGGGGCCTCGGGGCATGCGTTCCACGACCACTACAACGACCAGACCGAGCTGTGGGCCGACGGGCGCACCCTGCCGTGGGCCTTCCGTGCCAAGGCGGTCGACGCGGCGACCGATGACACCTTGACCCTGAAGCCGTCCGGCAGCAGCTAG
- a CDS encoding aldo/keto reductase → MNVLNETASLANGVQIPRLGLGTWFIDDDVAAEAVRAAIDIGYRNIDTAQAYGNERGVGEGVRTSDVPRDEVFVSTKLAAEIKDHDRAVTAIEGSLDTLGLDHIDLMLIHAPQPWADFRGGDYADGNLQAWQALEVAHAAGRIRAIGVSNFLQPDLENILARGTVVPHVNQILVHPGNTPTELIGYCESKDILVEAYSPIAHGEILRNPTVREIADRYGVSVPQLCIRYTLQLGTVSLPKTANPDHMRSNAQVDFTITDEDMTALRDLDARDYGEHAAFPVYSGK, encoded by the coding sequence ATGAACGTCCTGAACGAGACGGCATCCCTGGCCAACGGCGTCCAGATCCCGAGGCTCGGGCTCGGCACGTGGTTCATCGACGACGACGTGGCCGCCGAGGCGGTCCGTGCCGCGATCGACATCGGGTACCGCAACATCGACACCGCCCAGGCCTACGGCAACGAGCGTGGCGTCGGCGAGGGCGTCCGCACCAGCGACGTCCCCCGCGATGAGGTGTTCGTGTCGACCAAGCTCGCGGCCGAGATCAAGGACCATGACCGGGCCGTGACCGCCATCGAGGGATCGCTGGACACGCTGGGCCTGGACCACATCGACCTGATGCTCATCCACGCACCGCAGCCCTGGGCCGACTTCCGCGGCGGCGACTACGCCGATGGCAACCTGCAGGCATGGCAGGCGCTGGAGGTGGCACATGCGGCGGGCCGGATCCGGGCGATCGGGGTGTCGAACTTCCTGCAGCCCGACCTGGAGAACATCCTTGCTCGCGGCACCGTCGTCCCGCACGTGAACCAGATCCTCGTGCACCCGGGCAACACCCCGACCGAGCTGATCGGGTACTGCGAGAGCAAGGACATCCTCGTGGAGGCGTACTCGCCGATCGCGCACGGTGAGATCCTGCGCAACCCCACCGTCAGGGAGATCGCCGACAGGTACGGCGTGTCGGTGCCGCAGCTGTGCATCCGGTACACGCTCCAGCTCGGCACCGTATCCCTGCCGAAGACCGCGAACCCCGATCACATGCGCAGCAACGCCCAGGTCGACTTCACGATCACCGACGAGGACATGACCGCGCTGCGGGACCTCGACGCGCGGGACTACGGCGAGCATGCCGCGTTCCCCGTCTACAGCGGCAAGTGA
- a CDS encoding MogA/MoaB family molybdenum cofactor biosynthesis protein, translating to MSSLTAAVVVASNRAADGVYADETGPLIVAALRDWGFVVGDPVVVHDGDPVGLAITAALEAGAAAVVTTGGTGINPTDRTPEATRPLLDRELPGVAEALRARGVANGVPTAVLSRGLAGVAGTALVVNLPGSRGGVKDGLAVLHEILPHAVDQLRGGDHPGSQA from the coding sequence ATGTCATCGCTCACAGCCGCGGTCGTCGTGGCGTCCAACCGCGCCGCCGACGGCGTCTACGCCGATGAGACCGGGCCGCTGATCGTCGCTGCGCTGCGGGACTGGGGCTTCGTGGTCGGCGATCCCGTCGTCGTCCACGACGGGGACCCGGTGGGCCTCGCGATCACGGCGGCCCTCGAGGCGGGCGCCGCGGCCGTCGTCACGACGGGCGGGACCGGCATCAACCCGACCGACCGCACGCCCGAGGCGACCCGGCCGCTGCTCGACCGCGAGCTGCCGGGCGTGGCCGAGGCGCTGCGGGCCCGGGGGGTCGCGAACGGGGTGCCGACCGCGGTGCTGTCGCGGGGCCTCGCCGGTGTCGCGGGAACCGCGCTGGTCGTCAACCTGCCGGGCTCCCGCGGAGGCGTCAAGGACGGTCTGGCGGTGCTGCACGAGATCCTGCCGCACGCCGTCGACCAGCTGCGCGGGGGAGACCACCCGGGGAGCCAGGCGTGA
- the moaC gene encoding cyclic pyranopterin monophosphate synthase MoaC: MPEAPRNRLTHVDETGAARMVDVTAKDVTARTATARGRVVVSAEVIGLLRGEGVPKGDALAVARIAGIMATKRTPDLIPLCHPLAIGGVEVDLAVEDDAVSIRATVRTADRTGVEMEALTAVSVAALTVVDMVKAVDKLARITDVEVVAKSGGKSGDWRR; this comes from the coding sequence ATGCCGGAGGCGCCGCGGAACCGGCTGACTCACGTCGACGAGACGGGCGCGGCGCGGATGGTCGACGTCACCGCCAAGGACGTCACGGCGCGCACCGCCACGGCACGCGGCCGGGTCGTGGTGAGCGCGGAGGTGATCGGCCTGCTGCGGGGAGAGGGCGTGCCCAAGGGCGATGCGCTCGCCGTCGCCCGCATCGCCGGCATCATGGCCACCAAGCGCACGCCGGACCTGATCCCGCTGTGCCACCCCTTGGCGATCGGCGGGGTCGAGGTCGACCTCGCGGTCGAGGACGATGCCGTCAGCATCCGGGCCACCGTCCGCACCGCCGACCGCACGGGCGTCGAGATGGAGGCGCTGACCGCGGTGAGCGTCGCGGCGCTGACCGTCGTCGACATGGTCAAGGCGGTCGACAAGCTGGCCCGCATCACCGATGTCGAGGTCGTCGCCAAGTCCGGTGGCAAGAGCGGCGACTGGCGTCGCTGA